In Halostella litorea, a single window of DNA contains:
- a CDS encoding beta-ketoacyl-ACP reductase: MNMDDRTCLITGSGRGIGRGIAEHLGSEGANVVVNYRSSESSALDAVDAIEDAGGDAIAAQADVTDRDEVDAMRDLVHDAFGPVDVLVNNAGITKDTRFTKMTREEWDQVMNVNLGGTFNCTQAFYDDIWNADEGRLINISSIVGKQGNFGQANYATAKSGLFGFTRTMALELADGGSTANCVAPGFTRTDMLETVPDKVQEQILAEIPLGRFAEIEDIACTVRFLASEHSSYITGEVLDINGGMDL, encoded by the coding sequence ATGAACATGGACGACCGCACCTGTCTGATCACGGGATCGGGGCGAGGCATCGGCCGCGGCATCGCGGAACACCTGGGCAGCGAAGGTGCGAACGTCGTCGTCAACTACCGCTCGTCGGAGTCGTCGGCGCTGGATGCCGTCGACGCCATCGAGGACGCCGGCGGTGACGCCATCGCCGCGCAGGCCGACGTGACCGACCGCGACGAGGTCGACGCGATGCGGGACCTGGTCCACGACGCCTTCGGCCCCGTCGACGTGCTCGTCAACAACGCCGGGATCACGAAGGACACCCGTTTCACGAAGATGACCCGCGAGGAGTGGGACCAGGTGATGAACGTCAACCTCGGCGGGACGTTCAACTGCACGCAGGCGTTCTACGACGACATCTGGAACGCCGACGAGGGCCGACTGATCAACATCTCCAGCATCGTCGGCAAGCAGGGCAACTTCGGGCAGGCCAACTACGCCACCGCCAAGTCCGGGCTCTTCGGCTTCACCCGCACGATGGCGCTGGAACTCGCCGACGGCGGCTCGACCGCCAACTGCGTCGCGCCGGGCTTTACCCGCACGGACATGCTCGAAACCGTCCCCGACAAGGTGCAAGAGCAGATCCTCGCGGAGATCCCGCTGGGCCGCTTCGCCGAGATCGAGGACATCGCCTGCACGGTGCGTTTCCTCGCCAGCGAACACTCCTCGTACATCACCGGCGAGGTGCTGGACATCAACGGCGGGATGGATCTGTAA